A window of Zingiber officinale cultivar Zhangliang chromosome 5A, Zo_v1.1, whole genome shotgun sequence contains these coding sequences:
- the LOC121983069 gene encoding sinapine esterase-like, translating to MAAAAAAAASAAFFFFALSLHAEQCVGCYTSIFSFGASVVDTGNSLILTGNSCPAGRLPYGETFFHRPTGRFSDGRLIIDFIAQAMGLPLLKPYLGGGGADDFRHGANFAVAGATALDVDYFLSRGIENLFSNNSLSVQLRWFEQLLPSLCSSASDCAAFLSNALFSVGQIGANDYNNPFSQNRSASEIATFVPDVVSAIGSAIEKLIEMGARTIVVPGSFPMGCCAAYLNMFQGEKHDSYDPQTGCIYWLNDFAIRHNRLLVSELQRLRRRHPEVAIMYADVYHAAMAIYASPHDFGFEEPVLAACCGYDGGAYGLNATVPCGSEGNSVCSDPSKKIWWDGLHTTEAANQIIAGGLLGPYTVPPILQACADVNWEVVGFLDGDGHMASA from the exons atggccgccgccgccgccgccgctgccagcgccgctttcttcttcttcgcccTCAGCCTTCATGCCGAGCAGTGCGTCGGCTGCTACACCTCCATCTTTAGCTTCGGCGCTTCTGTCGTCGACACCGGCAACTCTCTCATCCTCACCGGCAACTCCTGCCCCGCCGGCCGCCTTCCATACGGCGAGACCTTCTTCCACCGCCCCACTGGCCGCTTTTCCGATGGAAGGCTAATCATCGACTTCATCG CTCAAGCAATGGGTTTGCCGTTACTGAAGCCGTATCTCGGCGGCGGTGGAGCAGATGACTTCAGGCACGGAGCCAACTTTGCGGTCGCCGGAGCCACCGCGCTCGACGTCGATTATTTCCTATCCAGAGGGATAGAGAATCTTTTCTCAAACAACTCCCTGAGCGTGCAGCTTCGCTGGTTCGAGCAACTCCTGCCTTCGCTTTGCTCCTCTGCTTCGGACTGCGCCGCTTTTCTGAGCAACGCCCTGTTCTCGGTGGGGCAGATCGGAGCCAACGACTACAACAACCCCTTCTCCCAAAACCGAAGCGCCAGCGAGATCGCAACCTTCGTTCCCGACGTCGTCAGCGCCATTGGCTCCGCCATAGAA AAATTGATCGAGATGGGCGCGAGAACGATTGTGGTGCCGGGGAGCTTTCCGATGGGTTGCTGTGCCGCGTACCTGAACATGTTCCAGGGCGAAAAGCATGACAGCTACGATCCCCAAACCGGGTGCATATATTGGCTCAACGACTTCGCCATCCGCCACAACCGCCTGCTGGTGTCGGAGTTGCAGCGGCTCCGGCGCCGGCACCCGGAGGTGGCCATCATGTATGCCGACGTCTACCATGCCGCGATGGCCATCTACGCTTCTCCCCACGATTTCG GATTCGAGGAGCCTGTTCTTGCGGCGTGCTGTGGATACGATGGCGGCGCCTACGGATTGAATGCGACTGTGCCGTGCGGCAGTGAAGGCAACAGCGTTTGCAGCGACCCATCGAAGAAGATATGGTGGGACGGGCTGCACACGACGGAGGCGGCAAACCAGATCATTGCCGGCGGTCTTCTCGGGCCCTACACCGTCCCCCCTATTTTACAAGCTTGTGCCGACGTAAACTGGGAGGTCGTCGGATTCCTTGACGGTGACGGCCACATGGCCTCTGCTTAA